tagctcaaattcaaaattaaattgtttttgacCCATGTTTGAACCTCAACTCATCAATCTTAATTGGATTTGAATTagtttcaatttgagttttgcCTGAGCTCGACCGAGATTGTCATATCATGAAGCATCTTTCTAGGGGGTAAATTCGATTCGAGCTAAGTTGAACCAAACTTGAGATTGACTCGAGCTTAGATTGAAACTATAATACTCATTGCGAGCTTGTTCGAActaatacataatattattagaggACGGTTAATGAAAAGAACAATATTTTTGAAGGGATGAATTATATCaccaatgaaataaataaacgaATCAATCTCAAACAAAACTATTAAGTTAGAGTTCTAATTCAAAATCGACTTATTCAAACTGAGTTATGTTTGTGGATTTGATCTGAGTACTCTTATTGATATTTACCCAGTCACCACATGACAAATGGTGAAATCAATTGACTCAGAACATACtacttttttattcataaaatattcaTCCAATTTCCAGGAAACGGCTTGTGTAGTTGATGTTTGAATAATGCCGAGATGACTCAGTTGTGTTGACTTTGAGAGCTGCTTTGTGGAATATCTTCAGGATAAATAGCCCTTATTGAGCCCTCAAAATCTGAAGCTCAGCTCAGCTCGGACTTGTTTTTACTTGGTAAGAAAGACTGAAAGGGTGAGATCAGATGGGGAGAGCTCCTTGCTGTGATAAAACGAGGTTGAAGAAGGGGCAATGGACCCCTGATGAAGACCAAATCTTAATCTCCCATATCCAGAAACATGGCCACGCAAATTGGCGAGCCTTGCCAAAGCAAGCCGGTAAGGAAGTAGCCATTCATAGAGGAAAAAGATCGATAAAGATGAATTTAGACGAAGGAATCTGATTTATGTTGATgggttgttgttgttgttgttgtgtaCAGGTCTGTTGAGATGTGGAAAGAGTTGCAGACTCAGGTGGATGAACTATTTACGCCCGGATATTAAGAGAGGGAACTTCAgccttgaagaagaagaaactatCATTCAGATGCATGAAGTGTTAGGCAACAGGTAATTATTGTTCTTGTTGTCTCGATCTATAAGTAATAGGTTATTTATAGCCGTGAGATATTGTTGGCTTTAGACTTTATTAGTGTTAAGGTTTTGCCGATAAAAAAAAGGTCTTAAGGTTCTCCTCTTAAAAGGTGTCTCATGATGGAGGGAAAAACAAtgagtttatattatattaatcagAATGgttgattttacccttatggaaAGAGAGACAATGGGTTGGATTGATTTTAACCCAATGCCCTCAGGTCCTGTTGCCATTAAAGGTTGTGATAGAGCATCTGATATTATCCCCATAGATGGTGTCACTATTGATATTGGATATATATCAATCTAAGGCTCTCGGCTCCTATTAATTGTGGGTTGTGAGATGGCACTTAACATTCTCCTTATAGATGATACTATACTATTGATGTTGGATTCATATTGACTCAAAATCCTTGATTCTTCTCCAATATTGGGTATTTGACATCATCATTGCCTCTAGTCAAGGGTTTGTGAGAGAACACCTCACATCTTCACCAACAAAGTCATTATTGATGTTGCATAGCAATCTCCTTGATCCATCTTCGATATGAAATTTTTGACATTAGTTGTTTCTGATCAgaaaatttgcttttttttttattttcaggtgGTCAACAATCGCTGCAAGATTACCAGGGAGAACGGACAACGAGATAAAAAATGTCTGGCACACCCACCTGCAGAAAAGATTTAAACAAAACCAGGAGAAGCCAAATTCGGAAACCAAACCACAACgaaaaaccaaagcaaaacCTGAAACCAACATCTCAAGGGAATCTGAAACCTCAGGAATCGTTCCACCGCCGTCTCCTGAGCCATCTTCGAGTGAATTCTCGTCAGTCACAACCGGAGAAACAAACATCGAGTACGTCACCGTGAAGGAAGAACAAAACGAGTCCCTGGAAAACTTTCCTGTAATTGATGAAAGTTTCTGGTCAGAAGCATTGCCATCAGAGTCGGTAAAGATCTCCAACGAAAGACAAGTTCAGTCTGTATTTCCAATCCTGGAACCGGGTTTCAATGGCGGTTCCAAAATGGTCGATGATTGCATGGACTTCTGGTACAATATGTTTCTGAAGACCCGTGATGAGTCGGTAAAGATCTCCAAAGAAAGACAAGTTCAGTCTGTATTTCCAATCCTGGAACCGGGTTTCAATGGCGGTTCCAAAATGGTCGATGATTGCATGGACTTCTGGTACAATGTGTTTCTGAAGACCAGTGATGAATCCACGTTAACACCATTGTTATTGTAATTGCAAATCAGGGATCAGTTTCAGGGCAGAAATTTTGTAATGAAATTGATATGttcatttgtttaattttaaattctagcAATAT
Above is a genomic segment from Mangifera indica cultivar Alphonso chromosome 3, CATAS_Mindica_2.1, whole genome shotgun sequence containing:
- the LOC123212233 gene encoding transcription factor MYB4-like, translated to MGRAPCCDKTRLKKGQWTPDEDQILISHIQKHGHANWRALPKQAGLLRCGKSCRLRWMNYLRPDIKRGNFSLEEEETIIQMHEVLGNRWSTIAARLPGRTDNEIKNVWHTHLQKRFKQNQEKPNSETKPQRKTKAKPETNISRESETSGIVPPPSPEPSSSEFSSVTTGETNIEYVTVKEEQNESLENFPVIDESFWSEALPSESVKISNERQVQSVFPILEPGFNGGSKMVDDCMDFWYNMFLKTRDESVKISKERQVQSVFPILEPGFNGGSKMVDDCMDFWYNVFLKTSDESTLTPLLL